One Baekduia alba genomic window, TCGGCGCCTCGACCCGATCGCGCACCTTGCCGTTGACCTGGACGACCAGCTCGAACGTGTCCGCCTCCAGGTACCCGGAGTCCGCGGCGGGCCACGGCTCCTCCCAGACGCGACGCCCGGTGAGCAACATGTACGCGTCGGCCGTCACGTGCGGCGCGAACGGGAACATCAGCGACGAGGCCGTCGCCAGCGCGAAGCGGACCGTGCCCGCATCGGCCTCGCCGCGCTTCTCGGCGGTGACCTCGTTGAACATCTCGCGCACCGCGGCGATCGCCGTGTTGAACGAGAAGCGCTGGTCCATGTCGTTGGTGACCTTGTCGATCGCCCAGTTGACCTTGCGCAGGATGCGCACCGCGTCGGCGTTGGGCTCGTCGGGCAGCGGGTCGTCGGGCAGCTGCTCGGCGGCCTCGGCCGACACGCGCCACAGCCGCGACAAGAACCGGTGCATGCCCTCGACGCCGCTGTCGCTCCAGTCGGCGTCCTGGTCGGGCGGGCCGATGAACAGGATGTACGCGCGCGCGGTGTCGCTGCCGAAGCGCTCGACGATCGGCGCGGGCGCGACCACGTTCCCCTTGGACTTGGACATCTTCGCCCCGTCCTTGGTGATCATGCCCTGCGTGAAGAGCCGCGCGAACGGCTCGTCCGCGTTCAAGTGCCCCATGTCGCGCAGCGCCTTGATGAAGAACCGCGCGTACAGCAGATGGAGGATCGCGTGCTCGACGCCGCCGATGTACTGATCGACGGGCATCCAGTGGTTGAGGACCGCCGGATCCCAGGCGGCCGCGTCGTTCTTGGAATCCGTGTAGCGCAGGAAGTACCAGGACGAGTCGACGAACGTGTCCATCGTGTCGGTCTCGCGCCGGGCCGGGGCGCCACACGAGGGGCAGGCGACGTTGACCCAGTCCTCGGCGGCCGCGAGCGGCGACTTGCCCTTGGGCTTGTAGTCGCTGATGTCCGGCAGGACGACGGGCAGCTGGGCGTCGGGGACCGGGACCATCCCGCACTTGTCACAGTGGATGATCGGGATCGGGCAGCCCCAGTAGCGCTGGCGGGAGAGCAGCCAGTCGCGCAGGCGGTAGTTGACCGAGCGGTGGCCCTTGCCCTCGCGGTCCAGCCAGTCGACGATCCGCTCCAGCGCCTCCTCCTTGTAGAGGCCGTCGAACTCGGGATGCGAGTTGACCAGCGGGCCGCGCCCGGTGAACGGCAGCGCGTCGCCGCCTTCCGGATCGGCGACGACGCGCTTGATCGGCAGGTCATAGGCCTTGGCGAACGCGTGGTCGCGCTCGTCGTGGCCCGGCACCGCCATGATCGCGCCGGTGCCGTACTCCATCAGGACGTAGTCGGCGACGTACATCGGCAGCAGCTCGCCGTTGACGGGGTTGACGACGTGACGGCCCAGGAACACGCCGGTCTTGGGCTTCTCGACGTCGCCGCGCTCCTCGATCGACTCGCCGACCGCGTGGTTGACGTAGGCGCGGACCTCGTCCTCGCGGCCGGTGCCGGCGATCAGGCGCTCGATGTCGGGGTGCTCGGGCGCCATGACGAAGAACGTCGCGCCGAACAGCGTGTCCGGGCGGGTGGTGAAGACGGGGTAGTCGATCGGGTGGGCGGGGTCGACGTCGTCGCAGCGGAACGTGACCTCGGCGCCCTCGGAGCGCCCGATCCAGTTGCGCTGCATCGTCTTGACGTGCTCGGGCCAGCTGATCGTGTCGAGGTCGTCGACCAGCTGGTCGGCGTAGTCGGTGATCCGGAAGAACCACTGCTCGAGCTGGCGCACTTCGACCTCGTGGCCGCAGCGCTCGCAGCGCCCGTCGATGACCTGCTCGTTGGCCAGGACCGTCGCGTCGTTCGGACACCACTTGACCGCGGCCTCCTTGCGGTAGGCCAGGCCGCGCTCGAACAGCTGCAGGAAGATCCACTGCGTCCACCGGTAGTAGGTGGGCTCGTGGGTCGCCAGCTCCCGCGACCAGTCGATCGAGATGCCCCACTCGCGGAACTGCTTCTGGAAGGAGCGGATCGCGGCGTCGGTGGACTCGCGCGGGTGCTGGCCCGTGCGGATCGCGTGGTTCTCGGCGGGCAGGCCGAACGCGTCGTAGCCCATCGGATGCAACACGCGCTTGCCCGTGCGGCGGTGGAAGTGCGCGACCGCGTCGCCGACCGAGTACACCTTGAGGTGGCCGATATGCGGCTCCCCGCTCGGGTAGGGCAGCATCTCCAGGACATAGGACTTCTCGGCGCCGTCGCGGGCCGCGTCGTTCGAGACCTCCCACGTGCGCTCGTCGGCCCAGACCCGCTGCCAGCGGGGCTCGATCTCATGCGGGTCGTAGCGGTGTTCGGC contains:
- the leuS gene encoding leucine--tRNA ligase, encoding MAEHRYDPHEIEPRWQRVWADERTWEVSNDAARDGAEKSYVLEMLPYPSGEPHIGHLKVYSVGDAVAHFHRRTGKRVLHPMGYDAFGLPAENHAIRTGQHPRESTDAAIRSFQKQFREWGISIDWSRELATHEPTYYRWTQWIFLQLFERGLAYRKEAAVKWCPNDATVLANEQVIDGRCERCGHEVEVRQLEQWFFRITDYADQLVDDLDTISWPEHVKTMQRNWIGRSEGAEVTFRCDDVDPAHPIDYPVFTTRPDTLFGATFFVMAPEHPDIERLIAGTGREDEVRAYVNHAVGESIEERGDVEKPKTGVFLGRHVVNPVNGELLPMYVADYVLMEYGTGAIMAVPGHDERDHAFAKAYDLPIKRVVADPEGGDALPFTGRGPLVNSHPEFDGLYKEEALERIVDWLDREGKGHRSVNYRLRDWLLSRQRYWGCPIPIIHCDKCGMVPVPDAQLPVVLPDISDYKPKGKSPLAAAEDWVNVACPSCGAPARRETDTMDTFVDSSWYFLRYTDSKNDAAAWDPAVLNHWMPVDQYIGGVEHAILHLLYARFFIKALRDMGHLNADEPFARLFTQGMITKDGAKMSKSKGNVVAPAPIVERFGSDTARAYILFIGPPDQDADWSDSGVEGMHRFLSRLWRVSAEAAEQLPDDPLPDEPNADAVRILRKVNWAIDKVTNDMDQRFSFNTAIAAVREMFNEVTAEKRGEADAGTVRFALATASSLMFPFAPHVTADAYMLLTGRRVWEEPWPAADSGYLEADTFELVVQVNGKVRDRVEAPTSASKDDLLTLARGLPNVVAHVDGKDVVKEIVVPGKLVNVVVRG